The Streptomyces camelliae genome window below encodes:
- a CDS encoding TetR/AcrR family transcriptional regulator, producing MTDTTGTAVGTVRPATRHRGRPRREGTEDRIVEAVLRLMQRGMGLSAMHMEAVAGEAGISKATLYRRWPGKEALLLHVLERLQAEVEEETVLTGVPLREALFRVLESIRRDYLSENSGTNLAVLTAEIRTLPELNEAFLRTVIGPRRQALYDLLAAAQRHGEIRADLDPALIGELIVGPVLSRSLLHPDAPRPDAEFSRQVVDSVLDGIVPASP from the coding sequence ATGACCGACACCACAGGGACCGCGGTCGGCACGGTCCGGCCTGCGACGCGCCACCGGGGGCGGCCCCGACGCGAGGGCACGGAGGACCGGATCGTGGAGGCGGTGCTCCGGCTGATGCAGCGCGGCATGGGCCTGAGCGCGATGCATATGGAGGCGGTGGCCGGCGAGGCCGGAATCAGCAAGGCCACCCTCTACCGGCGCTGGCCCGGCAAGGAGGCGCTTCTGCTGCATGTGCTGGAGCGTCTTCAGGCCGAGGTCGAGGAGGAGACCGTCCTCACGGGCGTGCCGCTGCGCGAGGCTCTGTTCCGTGTCCTGGAGAGCATCCGCCGCGACTACCTCAGCGAGAACTCCGGCACCAACCTCGCCGTCCTGACGGCGGAGATCCGCACACTGCCCGAGCTCAACGAGGCTTTCCTGCGCACGGTCATCGGCCCGCGCCGACAGGCCCTGTACGACCTGCTCGCCGCGGCCCAGCGGCACGGCGAGATCCGAGCGGACCTGGACCCGGCCCTCATCGGCGAGCTCATCGTCGGTCCGGTCCTCTCCCGCTCGCTCCTCCACCCCGACGCACCGCGGCCTGACGCCGAGTTCTCCAGGCAGGTGGTCGACTCGGTGCTCGACGGCATCGTGCCTGCGTCACCCTGA
- a CDS encoding peptidylprolyl isomerase: MTTVLLKTSAGDITLDLDEAKAPKTVANFVEYVRAGHYDGTIFHRVIPGFMIQGGGLTADMKQKPAAQRVENEAKNGLRNDKYTVAMARTSDPHSASAQFFINTTGNDFLNYPGQDGWGYAVFGKVVAGNDVVDAIEGVATTSRGGHGDVPVEPVTIESAQLV, encoded by the coding sequence ATGACCACAGTACTGCTGAAGACCTCGGCCGGAGACATCACCCTGGACCTCGATGAGGCGAAGGCCCCGAAGACGGTGGCGAACTTCGTCGAGTATGTCCGGGCCGGCCATTACGACGGCACCATCTTCCACCGGGTGATCCCGGGTTTCATGATTCAGGGCGGCGGCCTGACCGCGGACATGAAGCAGAAGCCCGCGGCGCAGCGGGTGGAGAACGAGGCCAAGAACGGCCTGCGCAACGACAAGTACACCGTGGCGATGGCGCGGACGTCGGATCCGCATTCGGCGAGCGCTCAGTTCTTCATCAACACCACCGGCAACGACTTCCTGAACTACCCCGGTCAGGACGGCTGGGGCTACGCGGTGTTCGGGAAGGTCGTGGCGGGCAACGACGTGGTGGACGCGATCGAGGGCGTGGCCACCACCTCCCGGGGCGGGCACGGCGACGTGCCGGTGGAGCCGGTGACGATCGAGTCCGCGCAGTTGGTCTGA
- a CDS encoding MFS transporter codes for MEGEACRLPHRYHGRAGPGGAGRQAAAGLGGGLPLVMALACGVAVANVYFPQAITPLIARGFGIGQDAAAVLATVTQFGYAAGIFLLVPLGDRLPRRPLVTLLLAVTALALLVAGLAPAVGPLLAAGAAVGAATVVPQILLPMAAGMAEPDRRGAVTGTLQAGLIGGILLARAFGGVLGEHFGWRALYLVAAALTGLLALVLGLALPRSAPAVRDRYPTLLADTLRLLRHEPQLRRSVSFQVTVFGAFSAVWTAVALLITGPRYGMGTQAVGLLALIGAASMFLAPAAGRWVDRYGPDRVNLWCVLLALASGALLLTGLAGGPAGLVGLAAGLLLIDVAVQCGQVADQARIFALRPEARSRLNTGYMTCGFVGASAGSWLGTRAFTQLGWGAVCALVALAASPSARTCPAATAPRHRMTHDEPRTRRNRRAPARPGRQHLRLDQRRALLPTGARRLRGRRRLPWASTAPGKTSGASRASSAPADTPPPPDSPWWTPCPPSWPPPS; via the coding sequence TTGGAGGGAGAGGCCTGCCGTCTCCCGCACCGCTATCACGGCCGCGCCGGCCCAGGCGGGGCTGGGCGGCAGGCTGCGGCGGGGCTGGGCGGCGGGCTGCCCCTGGTGATGGCGCTGGCCTGCGGGGTCGCCGTGGCGAACGTCTACTTCCCGCAGGCGATCACGCCATTGATCGCGCGAGGCTTCGGCATCGGCCAGGACGCGGCGGCCGTTCTGGCAACCGTCACGCAATTCGGCTATGCCGCCGGGATCTTCCTGCTGGTGCCCCTCGGCGACCGGCTGCCGCGGCGCCCGCTCGTCACGCTGCTGTTGGCCGTGACCGCGCTCGCGCTGCTCGTCGCCGGCCTCGCCCCGGCCGTCGGGCCGCTGCTCGCCGCCGGTGCGGCGGTCGGCGCGGCCACCGTGGTGCCGCAGATCCTGCTGCCCATGGCCGCGGGCATGGCCGAGCCCGACCGCCGGGGTGCGGTCACCGGCACTCTGCAGGCCGGACTGATCGGCGGCATCCTGCTGGCCCGCGCCTTCGGCGGCGTACTGGGCGAGCACTTCGGCTGGCGCGCCCTGTACCTGGTGGCGGCCGCGCTCACCGGTCTGCTGGCCCTCGTGCTCGGCCTCGCCCTGCCGCGCAGTGCCCCGGCCGTGCGCGATCGCTATCCGACCCTGCTCGCCGACACCCTCCGACTGCTGCGCCACGAGCCCCAGCTGCGGCGGTCGGTCTCCTTCCAGGTCACCGTCTTCGGCGCCTTCAGCGCGGTCTGGACCGCGGTCGCCCTGCTGATCACGGGCCCTCGCTACGGCATGGGAACCCAGGCCGTAGGTCTGCTCGCACTGATCGGCGCGGCCAGCATGTTCCTGGCGCCCGCAGCCGGCCGCTGGGTCGACCGGTACGGCCCCGACCGCGTCAACCTGTGGTGCGTCCTGCTCGCCCTCGCCTCCGGCGCGCTCCTCCTCACCGGCCTCGCGGGCGGTCCGGCCGGCCTCGTCGGGCTCGCCGCCGGGCTGCTCCTGATCGACGTGGCGGTGCAGTGCGGCCAGGTGGCCGACCAGGCCCGCATCTTCGCCCTGCGTCCCGAGGCTCGCAGTCGCCTCAACACCGGCTACATGACTTGCGGGTTCGTCGGTGCCAGCGCCGGCTCCTGGCTGGGGACGCGCGCGTTCACCCAGCTGGGCTGGGGCGCCGTCTGCGCCCTGGTCGCCCTCGCCGCGTCGCCCTCGGCGCGTACCTGTCCGGCCGCCACGGCACCACGGCACAGAATGACTCATGACGAGCCCCGGACACGGCGGAATCGACGTGCTCCCGCCCGCCCTGGGAGGCAACACCTTCGGCTGGACCAGCGACGAGCCCTCCTCCCGACAGGTGCTCGACGCCTTCGTGGACGCCGGCGGCTTCCATGGGCAAGCACGGCACCAGGGAAGACCTCGGGCGCGTCTCGCGCGAGCAGCGCGCCAGCGGATACCCCTCCGCCGCCGGACTCGCCGTGGTGGACACCCTGCCCGCCCTCATGGCCTCCGCCGAGCTGA
- a CDS encoding TIGR03618 family F420-dependent PPOX class oxidoreductase, protein MAAELTEQVRKRLEEPNFWYVATVTPDGAPHVTPMWVGLEDGLIVFNTSVGRIKEENLRHDARVHLSHADAENPYDRVQISGRAVRFVTGEEAERGMDRLARRYLGLDGYPWLIEGEQRVHVLVEPERVRHIVGVEPFRPGIIPS, encoded by the coding sequence ATGGCAGCGGAGTTGACCGAGCAGGTGCGCAAGCGACTGGAGGAGCCGAACTTCTGGTACGTGGCCACGGTGACGCCGGACGGGGCGCCGCATGTCACGCCGATGTGGGTGGGACTGGAGGACGGACTGATCGTCTTCAACACCTCGGTCGGCCGGATCAAGGAGGAGAACCTTCGCCACGACGCCCGGGTCCACCTCTCGCACGCCGACGCCGAGAACCCCTACGACCGGGTACAGATCTCCGGCCGCGCGGTGCGCTTCGTGACGGGGGAGGAGGCCGAGCGCGGCATGGACCGGCTGGCCCGCAGGTACCTGGGCCTCGACGGATACCCCTGGCTGATCGAAGGCGAGCAGCGGGTCCATGTCCTGGTCGAGCCGGAGCGGGTGCGCCACATCGTGGGCGTCGAACCGTTCCGGCCCGGCATCATCCCCTCGTGA
- a CDS encoding purple acid phosphatase family protein — translation MTAQADTPDGSPTASDGVSRRHALGLLGTAGAGAAVTPLLGAGPAQAAPLGAPALHRTADSAGAPPVQGLHLTFGADPRTQMTVSWLTDRPVTRPVVHYGTLEHGFGSGAPARTVSYVDGTSGRTVYVHHASLNRLTPGTDYLYLATHEGATPDSGTFRTAPRGREPFTFTSFGDQSAPQVTWAADGTVALDANSTPATKDIVTGIEQVAPLFHLLNGDLCYANLDVDRVRTWNNFFTNNTRSARFRPWMPAAGNHEIEKANGALGLDAYQTYFSLPSTETDAELAGLWYAFTVGSVRVIVLQNDDNCLQDGGDHYISGYSGGRQLAFLERELKAARSSREVDWIVVAMHQVMISSSDANGADLGLRQKYGPLFDRYGVDLVLCGHEHNYERSLAVRGVVPGSETLTPRPVSQATDSIDTGMGTVHMILGGGGVSGTTNQKFFTDGTAKVITAVSATAGANGKRTSTYTKEEAVWTGVRDVEHPYGFAAFTVDPGRHAGDTTRMHVTYYNVNKPHGELSVFETFTLHRRRSDGHAERL, via the coding sequence ATGACCGCACAGGCAGACACCCCGGACGGGTCGCCGACGGCTTCCGACGGGGTCAGCCGCCGTCACGCACTGGGGCTTCTCGGCACCGCGGGGGCGGGCGCGGCCGTCACCCCCTTGCTGGGAGCGGGCCCGGCGCAGGCCGCCCCGCTCGGCGCCCCGGCGCTCCACCGCACCGCGGACTCGGCCGGCGCACCTCCGGTGCAGGGACTGCATCTGACCTTCGGGGCGGACCCGCGGACCCAGATGACGGTCTCGTGGCTCACCGACCGACCGGTGACCAGACCCGTGGTTCACTACGGCACGCTGGAGCACGGCTTCGGGTCCGGCGCGCCGGCCCGCACGGTCAGTTACGTCGACGGCACCTCCGGCCGTACCGTCTACGTCCACCACGCCTCGCTGAACCGCCTCACCCCTGGGACCGACTACCTCTACCTCGCCACGCACGAGGGGGCGACGCCCGACAGCGGTACGTTCCGCACGGCCCCGCGCGGACGCGAGCCGTTCACCTTCACCAGCTTCGGCGACCAGTCCGCTCCGCAGGTGACCTGGGCGGCGGACGGCACAGTGGCCCTGGACGCGAACTCGACCCCCGCGACGAAGGACATCGTCACCGGCATCGAACAGGTCGCCCCGCTCTTCCACCTCCTCAACGGCGATCTCTGCTACGCCAACCTCGACGTCGACCGGGTCCGCACCTGGAACAACTTCTTCACCAACAACACCCGTTCGGCGCGCTTCCGTCCATGGATGCCGGCCGCCGGCAACCACGAGATCGAGAAGGCCAACGGCGCGCTCGGCCTCGACGCCTACCAGACCTATTTCTCCCTGCCCTCCACCGAGACCGACGCCGAACTGGCCGGCTTGTGGTACGCGTTCACGGTCGGCTCGGTCCGGGTGATCGTGCTGCAGAACGACGACAACTGCCTCCAGGACGGCGGCGACCACTACATCAGCGGTTACTCCGGCGGACGTCAACTCGCCTTCCTGGAGCGGGAGCTGAAGGCCGCCCGCTCCTCCCGGGAGGTCGACTGGATCGTCGTCGCGATGCACCAGGTGATGATCAGTTCCTCGGACGCGAACGGCGCCGACCTGGGCCTGCGCCAGAAGTACGGCCCCCTGTTCGACAGGTACGGCGTCGATCTCGTCCTGTGCGGTCACGAGCACAACTACGAACGCTCGCTGGCCGTCCGGGGTGTCGTCCCGGGCAGCGAGACGCTCACACCCCGCCCGGTCTCCCAGGCCACCGACTCCATCGACACGGGCATGGGCACCGTGCACATGATCCTCGGCGGCGGAGGCGTCTCGGGAACGACGAACCAGAAGTTCTTCACCGACGGCACCGCGAAGGTGATCACCGCGGTGTCCGCGACAGCCGGCGCGAACGGCAAGCGCACCTCCACCTACACCAAGGAGGAGGCGGTCTGGACGGGCGTCCGGGACGTCGAACACCCTTATGGCTTCGCGGCGTTCACCGTCGACCCCGGCCGGCACGCCGGTGACACGACACGGATGCACGTGACCTACTACAACGTGAACAAGCCGCACGGCGAGTTGTCGGTGTTCGAGACCTTCACCCTGCACCGCAGGCGTTCCGACGGGCACGCCGAGCGGCTGTGA
- the amaB gene encoding L-piperidine-6-carboxylate dehydrogenase — protein MTSTALPTTDELRTRARAALGTIGADVPEGDDLPARSPLTGENLFGLTAATDADTEDAVTAARTAFLAWRVTPAPRRGELVRRLGELLREHKSDLADLVTIEAGKIRSEALGEIQEMIDVCDFAVGLSRQLYGRTIASERPGHRLAETWHPLGVVAVISAFNFPAAVWSWNTAIALVCGDTVIWKPSELTPLTSLACDHLLARAAAETGAPRAVHRLLLGDRTVGEKLVDDARVALVSATGSTRMGREVGPRVAARFGRSLLELGGNNAAIVAPSADLDLAVPAIVFAAAGTAGQRCTTLRRLIVHRDIADTLIERLTAAYTRLPIGNPFDDTTLVGPLISTSALDAMHSALTRVQAQGGKILAGGNRRLATAAPAAAYTEPVLVRVDEQTDVVREETFAPILYVLTYDTLDEAITLHNDVPQGLSSSIFTRDQQEAEIFLSAAGSDCGIANVNIGTSGAEIGGAFGGEKDTGGGRESGSDAWKSYMRPATNTINYSSELPLAQGISFL, from the coding sequence ATGACCAGCACCGCACTGCCCACCACGGACGAGCTGCGCACCCGCGCCCGTGCCGCCCTCGGGACCATCGGCGCCGACGTACCCGAGGGCGACGATCTCCCGGCCCGCTCGCCCCTGACCGGTGAGAACCTCTTCGGACTGACGGCCGCCACCGACGCCGACACCGAAGACGCCGTCACCGCCGCCCGTACGGCGTTCCTGGCCTGGCGCGTCACGCCCGCGCCGCGCCGAGGTGAACTCGTCCGCCGACTGGGCGAGTTGCTGCGCGAGCACAAGAGCGACCTGGCCGACCTCGTCACCATCGAGGCGGGCAAGATCCGCTCCGAGGCGCTCGGCGAGATCCAGGAGATGATCGACGTCTGTGACTTCGCGGTCGGCCTGTCCCGCCAGCTCTACGGCCGCACGATCGCCTCCGAACGCCCCGGCCACCGGCTCGCCGAGACCTGGCACCCCCTGGGCGTCGTCGCCGTCATCTCCGCCTTCAACTTCCCCGCCGCCGTCTGGTCCTGGAACACCGCCATCGCCCTGGTCTGCGGCGACACCGTGATCTGGAAGCCCTCGGAACTCACCCCGCTGACCTCCCTGGCCTGCGACCACCTGCTCGCCCGCGCCGCCGCCGAGACCGGCGCCCCGCGCGCTGTCCACCGCCTGCTCCTCGGGGACCGCACGGTCGGCGAGAAGCTCGTGGACGACGCCCGCGTCGCCCTGGTCAGCGCCACCGGCTCCACCCGCATGGGCCGGGAGGTCGGCCCCCGTGTCGCCGCCCGCTTCGGCCGCAGCCTGCTGGAACTCGGCGGCAACAACGCCGCGATCGTCGCCCCGTCCGCCGACCTCGACCTCGCCGTCCCGGCCATCGTCTTCGCCGCGGCCGGCACCGCGGGCCAGCGCTGTACGACCCTGCGCCGTCTCATCGTCCACCGCGACATCGCCGACACCCTCATCGAGCGGCTGACCGCCGCATACACCAGGCTGCCCATCGGCAACCCGTTCGACGACACCACACTCGTCGGCCCGCTCATCTCCACCTCGGCCCTCGACGCCATGCACAGCGCCCTCACCCGCGTCCAGGCCCAGGGCGGCAAGATCCTCGCCGGCGGAAACCGGCGCCTCGCCACGGCGGCACCTGCGGCGGCCTACACCGAACCGGTGCTCGTCCGCGTCGACGAACAGACCGACGTCGTACGGGAGGAGACCTTCGCGCCGATCCTGTACGTCCTCACCTACGACACCCTCGACGAGGCGATCACGCTCCACAACGACGTCCCCCAGGGCCTGTCGTCCAGCATCTTCACCCGCGACCAGCAGGAGGCCGAGATCTTCCTGTCCGCGGCCGGCTCCGACTGCGGCATCGCCAACGTCAACATCGGCACCTCCGGAGCCGAGATCGGCGGCGCGTTCGGCGGCGAGAAGGACACCGGCGGCGGCCGGGAATCCGGCTCCGACGCCTGGAAGTCCTACATGCGCCCGGCCACCAACACCATCAACTACTCCAGCGAACTCCCCCTCGCCCAGGGCATCAGCTTCCTCTGA
- the hglS gene encoding 2-oxoadipate dioxygenase/decarboxylase — translation MPTISQWRLRAAFAARLSHMYGQEVPAYTTLVDVSREVNEDVLRARGADAERLGSIGRVTAERHGAIRVGTPRELRQVTRVFAALGMHPVGFYDLREAAASAVPVISTAFRPVDGAELARNPFRVFTSMLTPADPRFFDAGLRSRLEAFLAGRELFPPELLTLADRAAAERALPDAEAERFLQLAVAAFELSAEPVDRAWYETLEKVSAVAADIGGVRSTHINHLTPRVLDIDELYRRMTDRGIQMIDTIQGPPAWQGPDVLLRQTSFRALAEPRAMRNPDGRVVSGTLRVRFGEVEARGIALTRQGRARYDELLGRIDEQAAQNPMEARGDIARAVWERHMPGSEEELAAGGLAFFTYRVTDDRPRDGSRPPTTLAELVRQGWVRAEPIVYEDFLPRSAAGIFQSNLSGDGTRDDGRQGAAYDADWLSGAIGRDVLDPFALYEEQQNRSLAQVARELDLPATLG, via the coding sequence ATGCCCACGATCAGCCAGTGGCGGCTGCGGGCCGCGTTCGCGGCGCGGCTGTCGCACATGTACGGGCAGGAGGTGCCCGCCTACACCACGCTCGTGGACGTCTCACGGGAGGTGAACGAGGACGTCCTGCGCGCGCGGGGAGCCGACGCCGAACGCCTCGGGTCCATCGGCCGGGTGACCGCCGAGCGGCACGGAGCCATCCGCGTCGGCACGCCACGGGAACTCCGGCAGGTCACCCGCGTCTTCGCCGCTCTCGGCATGCACCCCGTCGGCTTCTACGACCTGAGGGAGGCCGCCGCCAGCGCCGTACCCGTCATCTCCACCGCCTTCCGGCCCGTCGACGGCGCGGAACTCGCACGCAACCCCTTCCGGGTGTTCACCTCCATGCTCACCCCCGCCGACCCCCGTTTCTTCGACGCCGGCCTGCGCTCGCGCCTGGAGGCCTTCCTCGCCGGCCGCGAACTCTTCCCGCCCGAGCTGCTCACGCTGGCCGACCGCGCCGCCGCCGAGCGCGCACTGCCCGACGCCGAGGCCGAGCGGTTCCTTCAACTGGCGGTCGCAGCTTTCGAGTTGTCGGCCGAACCGGTCGACCGGGCGTGGTACGAGACCCTGGAGAAGGTCTCCGCCGTCGCCGCGGACATCGGCGGCGTCCGCAGCACACACATCAACCACCTCACCCCGCGCGTCCTCGACATCGACGAGCTGTACCGCCGTATGACCGACCGCGGCATCCAGATGATCGACACCATCCAGGGCCCGCCCGCCTGGCAGGGCCCCGACGTCCTGTTGCGGCAGACCTCCTTCCGCGCCCTGGCCGAACCCCGCGCCATGCGCAACCCGGACGGCAGGGTCGTCAGCGGCACCCTGCGGGTCCGCTTCGGCGAGGTCGAAGCCCGTGGCATCGCCCTCACCCGCCAGGGCCGTGCCCGCTACGACGAACTCCTCGGCCGTATCGACGAGCAGGCCGCTCAGAACCCCATGGAAGCCCGCGGGGACATCGCACGCGCGGTGTGGGAGCGGCACATGCCCGGCAGCGAGGAGGAACTCGCCGCCGGGGGACTGGCCTTCTTCACCTATCGGGTCACCGACGACCGGCCCCGCGACGGCAGCCGGCCGCCCACCACCCTCGCCGAACTGGTGCGGCAGGGCTGGGTCCGCGCCGAGCCCATCGTCTACGAGGACTTCCTGCCCCGCTCCGCCGCCGGCATCTTCCAGTCCAACCTCAGCGGCGACGGCACCCGCGACGACGGCCGGCAGGGCGCCGCGTACGACGCCGACTGGCTCTCCGGCGCCATCGGCCGCGACGTCCTCGACCCCTTCGCGCTGTACGAGGAGCAGCAGAACCGCTCCCTCGCACAGGTCGCCCGCGAGCTGGACCTCCCCGCCACCCTCGGCTGA
- a CDS encoding NAD(P)/FAD-dependent oxidoreductase, with amino-acid sequence MSSSAFRTVPASADVVIIGGGVMGASTAFHLAEAGVRNIVLVERGDLGRGSSGKPIGGVRAQFSDPLNIELGNRSLRAFREFAHRPGADIGLDTVGYLFLLDSARQASDFEAGVGLQNSLGVPSRMISPEEARRLCPYVSTEGLVAAAYSPADGHARPARVVQGYARAAARAGVTVATHTGVHGIDTAGDRIAAVQTSHGRIACSTVICTAGAWSARIGAMVGVDLPVRPVKRQLAFTAPLFPPAPRIPFTIDFSSTAYFHNSDDGLLLGLADPGQEEGFDTTWTPHWLELFREVARRRAPALAEMRTVGGWAGLYEVTPDHNALIGRSGALPGFLYATGFSGHGFLQAPAVGEVMRDLYLGRAPFTDIAPLSADRFRHGTGTRPEAHVV; translated from the coding sequence TTGTCCTCCTCCGCCTTCCGTACGGTCCCGGCCTCCGCCGACGTCGTGATCATCGGTGGTGGCGTGATGGGTGCGAGCACCGCCTTCCACCTCGCCGAGGCCGGGGTGCGGAACATCGTCCTCGTCGAACGCGGCGACCTCGGCCGCGGCAGCTCGGGCAAGCCGATCGGCGGGGTACGCGCCCAGTTCTCCGATCCGCTCAACATCGAGCTGGGCAACCGCAGTCTGCGTGCCTTCCGGGAGTTCGCCCACCGGCCCGGCGCCGACATCGGGCTCGACACCGTCGGCTATCTCTTCCTGCTCGACAGCGCACGGCAGGCGAGCGACTTCGAGGCCGGAGTCGGGCTCCAGAACAGCCTCGGCGTGCCGAGCCGCATGATCAGCCCGGAGGAGGCCCGGCGGCTGTGCCCGTACGTCAGCACCGAGGGCCTCGTCGCCGCCGCGTACTCCCCGGCCGACGGGCACGCCCGCCCCGCACGGGTCGTCCAGGGATACGCGCGGGCGGCGGCGCGGGCCGGTGTCACCGTCGCCACCCACACCGGCGTCCACGGCATCGACACGGCCGGAGACCGCATCGCCGCCGTACAAACCAGCCACGGCCGCATCGCGTGCTCCACCGTCATCTGTACGGCAGGGGCCTGGTCGGCGCGGATCGGCGCCATGGTGGGCGTCGACCTCCCGGTGCGGCCGGTGAAGCGGCAGCTGGCGTTCACCGCACCGCTGTTCCCGCCCGCCCCGCGCATCCCGTTCACCATCGACTTCTCCTCGACCGCCTACTTCCACAACAGCGACGACGGCCTGCTGCTCGGACTGGCGGATCCCGGTCAGGAGGAGGGCTTCGACACCACCTGGACCCCGCACTGGCTGGAGCTGTTCCGCGAGGTCGCCCGCCGCCGTGCCCCGGCGCTGGCCGAGATGAGGACCGTCGGCGGATGGGCCGGCCTGTACGAGGTCACACCGGACCACAACGCGCTGATCGGCCGCTCCGGCGCGCTGCCCGGCTTCCTGTACGCCACCGGATTCTCCGGCCACGGCTTCTTGCAGGCGCCCGCCGTCGGCGAAGTGATGCGCGATCTGTACCTGGGCCGCGCGCCGTTCACCGACATCGCGCCGCTCAGCGCCGACCGGTTCCGCCACGGCACCGGCACCCGCCCCGAAGCCCACGTGGTGTGA
- a CDS encoding dihydrofolate reductase family protein → MAQLLRVQNFNVSSDGIGAGEDQTFERPFGHVDPGRLFSWAGATASWPMRTDPGGSRGLDDYFTRDFARNIGAEIMGRNKFGPQRGPWQDHEWRGWWGDEPPFHTPVFVMTHHKRPSFTLSDTTFHFVDGDPATVLAQAREAAQGKDVRLGGGATTIREFLDADLVDTLHVAVSPVKLGSGVRLWESPDELLDRFHLEVVPSPSGVTHHLFWRR, encoded by the coding sequence GTGGCTCAGCTGCTCAGGGTGCAGAACTTCAACGTCTCCAGCGACGGAATCGGCGCCGGCGAGGACCAGACCTTCGAGAGGCCGTTCGGCCACGTCGACCCCGGGAGGCTGTTCTCCTGGGCCGGTGCCACGGCGAGCTGGCCGATGCGCACCGACCCGGGCGGGAGCCGGGGACTCGACGACTACTTCACCCGGGACTTCGCCCGGAACATCGGTGCCGAGATCATGGGCCGCAACAAGTTCGGGCCCCAGCGCGGACCCTGGCAGGATCACGAGTGGCGCGGCTGGTGGGGTGACGAACCCCCCTTCCACACCCCGGTGTTCGTCATGACCCACCACAAGCGTCCCTCGTTCACGCTCTCCGACACCACGTTCCACTTCGTCGACGGCGACCCTGCCACGGTCCTGGCGCAGGCACGGGAGGCAGCGCAGGGCAAGGACGTCCGACTCGGCGGGGGAGCCACCACGATCCGGGAGTTCCTGGACGCCGACCTGGTCGACACCCTGCATGTGGCGGTCTCGCCGGTGAAGCTCGGGTCCGGTGTACGACTCTGGGAGTCCCCCGACGAACTGCTCGACCGGTTCCACCTTGAGGTCGTGCCCAGCCCGAGCGGCGTGACGCATCACCTGTTCTGGCGAAGGTGA
- a CDS encoding SDR family NAD(P)-dependent oxidoreductase has product MNDRTALVTGANKGIGHHIARLLATEGFTVYVGSRDAGRGTAAAAEIGAGARPLLLDVTDADGVARAAARVDRLDVLVNNAGIAVTLDPPAEATLADFRRTYETNVFGVVAVTNAFLPALRRSDRPRIVNVSSGTASLTWSTGPNPQFTPGNGYGAAYRSAKSALNALTVFYAQTLGAPFKVNALAPGARATDLNPRARAVGGDPEEGARGAVRLALLPDDGPTGGFFSWDGTPVPW; this is encoded by the coding sequence ATGAACGATCGCACAGCACTCGTCACCGGTGCCAACAAGGGCATCGGCCACCACATCGCCCGCCTGCTCGCCACCGAGGGTTTCACCGTGTACGTCGGCTCCCGTGACGCCGGACGCGGAACGGCCGCGGCGGCGGAGATCGGCGCCGGTGCCCGCCCGCTGCTCCTCGACGTCACCGACGCGGACGGCGTCGCACGCGCCGCGGCCCGCGTCGACCGTCTCGACGTGCTCGTCAACAACGCCGGCATCGCCGTCACCCTCGACCCGCCCGCCGAGGCCACCCTGGCGGACTTCCGCCGGACGTACGAGACGAACGTCTTCGGCGTGGTCGCCGTCACCAACGCCTTCCTGCCCGCCCTGCGCCGCTCGGACCGGCCCCGCATCGTGAACGTCTCCAGCGGCACCGCTTCCCTCACCTGGAGCACCGGCCCCAACCCGCAATTCACCCCGGGCAACGGCTACGGCGCCGCCTACCGCTCCGCCAAGTCCGCGCTCAACGCGCTCACCGTCTTCTACGCCCAGACGCTCGGCGCTCCCTTCAAGGTGAACGCGCTCGCCCCCGGTGCACGGGCCACCGATCTCAACCCCCGGGCCAGGGCGGTGGGCGGCGACCCGGAAGAGGGCGCACGCGGAGCCGTACGACTCGCGTTGCTCCCGGACGACGGGCCGACGGGCGGGTTCTTCTCCTGGGACGGGACACCGGTGCCCTGGTGA